A genome region from Trichosurus vulpecula isolate mTriVul1 chromosome 5, mTriVul1.pri, whole genome shotgun sequence includes the following:
- the AQP5 gene encoding aquaporin-5, with protein MKKEVCSVAFLKAVFAEFLATLIFVFFGLGSALKWPSALPSILQISLAFGLAIGTLAQALGPVSGGHINPAITLALFVGNQISLFRTVFYVVAQLVGAIAGAGILYGLTPVNARGNLAVNALNNNTSPGQAVVVEMILTFQLALCIFSSTDTRRTEPVGSPALSIGLSVTLGHLVGIYFTGCSMNPARSFGPAVIMKRFSPAHWVFWVGPITGAVLAAILYFYLLVPNSMSLSDRVAIVKGTYEPEEDWEEQREERKKTMELTCH; from the exons ATGAAGAAGGAGGTGTGCTCTGTGGCATTCCTGAAGGCTGTGTTTGCCGAGTTCCTTGCCACCCTCATCTTTGTCTTCTTCGGTTTGGGCTCAGCCCTGAAGTGGCCCTCAGCACTACCCAGCATCTTACAGATCTCCTTGGCATTTGGCTTGGCTATTGGCACCCTGGCCCAGGCCTTAGGTCCTGTGAGTGGTGGACACATTAACCCTGCCATCACCCTGGCCCTCTTTGTGGGCAACCAGATTTCTCTGTTCCGAACTGTCTTCTATGTGGTCGCTCAGCTGGTGGGTGCCATTGCTGGCGCAGGCATCCTTTATGGACTCACTCCTGTCAATGCTCGAGGCAATCTAGCTGTCAATGCT CTCAACAACAACACATCTCCAGGCCAGGCCGTAGTGGTAGAGATGATCCTGACCTTTCAGTTGGCGCTCTGCATCTTCTCCTCCACTGACACCCGACGCACTGAGCCGGTGGGCTCCCCAGCCCTCTCCATTGGCCTGTCTGTCACATTGGGACATCTGGTTGGG ATCTATTTCACGGGGTGCTCCATGAACCCTGCTCGATCTTTTGGTCCAGCTGTCATCATGAAGAGATTCAGCCCCGCTCACTGG GTGTTCTGGGTGGGGCCCATCACTGGGGCTGTCCTGGCCGCCATCCTCTACTTCTATCTGCTGGTACCTAACTCCATGAGTCTGAGCGACCGAGTTGCCATTGTCAAGGGTACATATGAGCCAGAGGAAGACTGGGAAGAGCAGCGAGAGGAACGGAAGAAGACTATGGAGCTTACCTGTCACTGA
- the AQP2 gene encoding aquaporin-2 codes for MWELRSLAFSRAVCAEFLATLLFVFFGLGSALDWPHQPSDLQISLAFGLAIGTLVQTLGHVSGAHINPAVTVACLVGCHVSFLRAIFYVAAQILGAVAGAAILQELTPPEFRGNLAINELSNNTTPGQAVTMELFLTLQLVLCIFASTDDRREDNIGSPALSIGFSVALGHLLGIHYTGCSMNPARSLGPAVVVGKFDDHWVFWIGPLVGAILGSLIYNYLLFPHAKSLSERLATLKGKEPDVDWAEREVRRRQSVELHSPQSLPRGSKA; via the exons ATGTGGGAGTTGCGTTCCTTAGCCTTCTCTCGGGCTGTCTGTGCAGAATTCTTGGCCACACTTCTATTTGTCTTCTTTGGCCTGGGGTCAGCCCTCGACTGGCCTCATCAGCCCTCTGACCTGCAGATCTCCCTTGCCTTTGGTCTGGCCATTGGAACCCTGGTACAAACCTTGGGCCATGTGAGCGGAGCCCACATTAACCCAGCTGTGACTGTTGCCTGTCTTGTGGGTTGCCACGTCTCCTTCCTCCGAGCTATTTTCTACGTGGCTGCCCAGATCCTGGGGGCTGTAGCTGGGGCTGCCATTCTCCAAGAGCTCACCCCACCCGAATTCCGGGGGAATCTGGCCATCAATGAG ctcagtAACAACACAACTCCTGGCCAAGCTGTCACCATGGAGCTCTTCTTGACCCTACAGTTGGTCCTCTGTATCTTTGCCTCCACTGACGACCGTCGAGAGGACAACATTGGCTCCCCAGCCCTCTCCATTGGCTTCTCAGTGGCCCTGGGCCACCTCCTGGGG ATCCACTATACCGGCTGTTCCATGAATCCAGCCCGTTCCCTGGGCCCTGCAGTCGTCGTGGGCAAGTTTGATGACCACTGG GTCTTCTGGATTGGACCTCTGGTTGGTGCCATACTGGGTTCACTCATCTACAATTACCTCCTATTTCCTCATGCTAAAAGCCTCTCAGAAAGGCTGGCCACTCTGAAGGGGAAGGAGCCAGATGTAGACTGGGCGGaaagggaggtgaggaggaggcaatctgtggaacTCCACTCCCCCCAGAGCCTGCCTCGAGGCAGCAAAGCCTGA